In Vibrio sp. NTOU-M3, the following proteins share a genomic window:
- a CDS encoding lipid asymmetry maintenance protein MlaB translates to MELKLADSLDISTVIDSSNQYKEWLSKDTSLVIDAADVARTDAAGIQALTSLFLTAKSNQIDIQLSQPTELLLEGINTLGLQDVFNLTLDVGELCNEKDSGS, encoded by the coding sequence ATGGAACTTAAGCTTGCAGATTCGTTGGATATTTCTACGGTAATCGACTCTTCCAACCAGTACAAAGAATGGCTTTCAAAGGATACATCTTTAGTTATAGATGCTGCTGATGTTGCCAGAACCGATGCTGCCGGAATCCAAGCATTAACCTCTCTCTTTCTTACTGCAAAAAGTAACCAAATCGATATTCAGCTCTCGCAGCCTACTGAGTTATTGCTGGAAGGCATAAATACATTGGGTTTGCAGGACGTGTTTAACTTAACACTGGATGTTGGAGAGCTATGTAATGAAAAAGATTCTGGCAGTTGA
- a CDS encoding response regulator, which produces MKKILAVDDSISIRQMVSHTLKDAGYDVETANDGRDALIKVGSTKFDVVISDVNMPNMGGLELVKALRDKPQYKFIPILMLTTETSAEKKKQGKDAGATGWLVKPFNPDTLLKTLKRVI; this is translated from the coding sequence ATGAAAAAGATTCTGGCAGTTGATGATTCAATTTCCATTCGTCAAATGGTGAGTCATACATTAAAAGATGCAGGTTACGACGTAGAAACAGCAAATGATGGCCGAGACGCATTAATAAAAGTCGGTTCAACTAAATTTGATGTAGTGATCTCCGATGTGAACATGCCCAATATGGGTGGGCTTGAGCTAGTGAAAGCGTTAAGAGATAAGCCTCAATACAAATTCATTCCTATACTGATGCTAACTACAGAAACCAGTGCCGAAAAAAAGAAGCAAGGAAAAGATGCTGGCGCAACTGGGTGGTTAGTAAAGCCATTTAATCCCGATACCTTATTGAAAACGCTTAAGCGCGTTATTTAA
- a CDS encoding chemotaxis protein CheA gives MALDMEQLRKMFYEECRENLEVLEDVLLNLDISCVDDETINMIFRAAHSIKGGAATFNLLDISEFTHSVEAYLDLVRNKERQLQSDTIDLLLKSGDCIRSMLEGHELGNDVDTELRDSVSQQLHHLLDEGTEVSSAVQSEPAPIENEQTPNHDASKDGEYWFVSFEPHKEMFFSGNDPLRILREVKELDHQCQIEALLESLPELAEMEAELCYLKWHLQLNANIAKEDIEEIFEWVEDECELLIEKRTPEVKAQDSPSTPAMAEPSPQMPQKEEPAPSPSVVSENKATKVTKTDSAVSSIRVDIDKVDGLINLVGELVITQSMLTEIGNDFTIDKLEKLKAGLAQLLQNSKDLQENVLNIRMLPMSFAFSRFPRLVRDLSGRLEKQVDLQIKGEQTELDKTVLERIVDPLVHLVRNGIDHGIEQPEQRLNQGKPEQGTIELNAFHQGGSIVIEVKDDGAGLNCETLWNKALEKGVLAPDTRREEMTDKQVMNLIFAPGFSTAEQVSDISGRGVGMDVVKRNIEELGGHIEVNSELGKGCCFTISLPLTLAILDGQLVRVAGEVYVIPLLTIVESIQIERSCIKYASGGVELYRLREENIPILRLQEELKMGESGSLDDRILCFVEAAGNRVGLLLDELLDQQQVVIKSLESNYSKVAGISGATILGDGSVSLILDVQGLITSFLNRNAEATHKGKAA, from the coding sequence ATGGCTTTAGACATGGAACAACTTCGTAAAATGTTTTACGAAGAGTGTCGTGAAAATCTCGAAGTTCTTGAAGACGTATTACTTAATCTCGACATCAGTTGTGTTGACGACGAAACTATTAATATGATTTTCCGTGCAGCTCATTCAATTAAAGGCGGCGCAGCGACATTTAATCTACTCGATATCAGTGAGTTTACCCACTCAGTAGAAGCTTATTTAGATCTTGTACGGAATAAAGAGCGTCAGCTACAAAGTGACACGATCGACTTACTACTAAAAAGTGGTGATTGCATTCGCAGCATGCTGGAAGGGCATGAGCTTGGTAATGATGTTGATACAGAGCTACGCGATAGTGTCAGTCAGCAACTGCACCATTTATTGGATGAAGGTACGGAGGTTTCTTCCGCGGTTCAATCTGAACCGGCTCCAATCGAGAATGAACAAACACCAAATCACGACGCCTCAAAAGATGGTGAATACTGGTTTGTTAGCTTTGAACCACATAAAGAAATGTTCTTTAGCGGGAATGATCCGCTAAGAATACTACGCGAGGTAAAAGAGCTCGACCATCAATGTCAGATTGAAGCTTTGTTAGAAAGCCTTCCTGAGCTTGCTGAAATGGAAGCTGAGCTGTGTTATTTGAAATGGCACCTTCAGTTAAATGCAAACATCGCTAAAGAGGATATTGAGGAAATATTTGAGTGGGTTGAAGATGAGTGTGAGCTACTCATCGAAAAACGCACGCCGGAAGTTAAAGCTCAAGATTCACCAAGCACACCAGCAATGGCAGAGCCGTCCCCACAAATGCCACAAAAAGAAGAGCCTGCTCCTTCACCATCCGTTGTCAGTGAAAACAAAGCCACAAAAGTGACAAAAACAGATTCTGCAGTCAGCTCTATTCGTGTCGATATCGATAAAGTTGACGGCTTGATCAATTTAGTCGGTGAGCTTGTGATCACCCAGTCCATGCTTACCGAAATTGGCAATGACTTTACCATCGATAAGTTAGAGAAACTCAAAGCAGGTTTAGCTCAGCTATTGCAAAACAGCAAAGACTTACAAGAAAACGTACTCAACATACGCATGCTGCCGATGAGTTTTGCCTTCAGTCGTTTTCCACGATTGGTGAGAGATCTGTCTGGACGGTTAGAAAAGCAGGTTGATTTGCAAATTAAAGGTGAACAAACCGAGCTGGATAAAACCGTTTTGGAGCGAATCGTCGATCCTCTTGTTCATCTAGTAAGAAATGGCATTGATCATGGTATCGAGCAACCAGAGCAACGTTTAAATCAAGGAAAGCCCGAGCAAGGGACGATAGAGCTGAATGCATTTCATCAAGGTGGCTCTATTGTCATTGAAGTCAAGGATGATGGTGCAGGACTGAATTGTGAAACTCTTTGGAACAAAGCACTTGAAAAAGGCGTGCTGGCTCCGGACACAAGACGGGAAGAAATGACCGATAAACAAGTGATGAACTTGATTTTTGCACCGGGTTTTTCGACGGCAGAACAAGTCTCTGACATCTCAGGTCGTGGAGTCGGGATGGATGTGGTTAAACGCAATATCGAAGAGCTGGGTGGCCATATTGAAGTGAACTCTGAATTAGGGAAGGGGTGTTGTTTTACGATTAGCCTACCTTTGACATTAGCTATTCTTGATGGGCAGCTTGTTCGTGTGGCCGGTGAAGTATATGTGATTCCGCTCCTGACCATCGTTGAATCAATTCAAATAGAGCGGTCTTGCATCAAGTATGCCTCTGGTGGAGTTGAACTCTATCGCTTACGTGAAGAAAACATCCCAATTTTAAGGTTGCAAGAAGAGCTAAAAATGGGTGAAAGCGGGTCTCTAGATGACCGAATTCTCTGTTTTGTTGAAGCCGCAGGAAATCGAGTTGGCTTGCTATTGGACGAATTGCTCGATCAGCAACAAGTCGTAATTAAAAGCCTCGAATCAAACTACAGCAAAGTAGCGGGAATATCGGGAGCTACCATTCTTGGTGATGGTTCCGTGTCTTTGATTCTTGATGTTCAAGGTTTGATCACCAGTTTCCTTAATCGGAATGCTGAGGCTACGCACAAAGGTAAAGCGGCATAG
- a CDS encoding chemotaxis protein CheW, giving the protein MDSEQENIVEMPVGVMSDEANESADFLSFRLANELYGVEINDVEEIRVWERPTPIPRSPSYVKGVINLRGMIVPVIDLRSRFEVSQCEYLPTTVVIVLRSVSDDEERLMGLVVDAVSDVVSQGENELYPAVGESLVTPYLQGLINVGEHVMSLLSTEELLNIDRILRAA; this is encoded by the coding sequence ATGGATTCTGAACAAGAAAATATTGTCGAAATGCCTGTCGGAGTCATGAGTGATGAGGCGAATGAAAGCGCAGATTTCCTCAGTTTTCGTTTAGCAAACGAATTGTATGGCGTTGAGATTAATGATGTAGAGGAAATTCGGGTTTGGGAAAGGCCGACCCCCATTCCTCGCTCTCCCTCTTACGTAAAAGGGGTGATTAATCTACGCGGCATGATTGTCCCTGTGATCGATTTGAGAAGTCGTTTTGAAGTCAGCCAATGTGAATATTTACCGACAACTGTGGTGATTGTGTTGCGTTCCGTTAGTGATGATGAAGAACGTCTAATGGGACTGGTTGTTGACGCCGTAAGCGACGTCGTTAGTCAGGGCGAGAATGAACTCTATCCAGCGGTGGGCGAGTCATTGGTGACGCCATACTTGCAGGGACTTATCAATGTCGGCGAACACGTAATGTCGTTACTCAGCACGGAAGAACTGTTGAATATAGATCGGATACTAAGGGCGGCTTGA
- a CDS encoding chemotaxis protein CheW, whose product MMTEEFLSFVLDSEEYAVPILDVREVRGWTDVRQVPNSPDYMLGVLEIRGEYVPIVDLRMRFGLAPAQISATTVVIVLNDKQQHPLGIIVDAVSEVYDLRDDSIKEAPAVAPTVDHSYIRGIAAVENGHLILINLEALFDVAGLNEASVEEALM is encoded by the coding sequence ATGATGACGGAAGAATTTTTAAGCTTTGTATTAGATAGTGAAGAGTATGCGGTCCCCATTCTTGATGTACGTGAAGTAAGAGGATGGACGGATGTACGTCAAGTACCGAACTCACCCGATTACATGCTGGGCGTGTTAGAAATTCGGGGGGAGTATGTTCCGATTGTTGATTTGCGTATGCGATTTGGTCTTGCACCAGCGCAGATAAGTGCGACAACGGTGGTGATTGTTTTGAACGACAAGCAACAGCATCCGCTAGGGATTATTGTTGATGCTGTATCGGAGGTTTATGACCTTCGTGATGACAGTATTAAGGAAGCACCTGCGGTGGCGCCGACAGTCGACCACAGTTATATCCGTGGCATCGCAGCTGTAGAAAATGGACATTTAATTTTAATAAACCTTGAGGCTCTATTTGATGTAGCAGGGCTGAACGAGGCGTCAGTAGAAGAAGCATTAATGTAA
- the aer2 gene encoding aerotaxis transducer Aer2, with product MGFFKRRTEPATQQFVAPAQDTLMEQPQDSGGISKEQILSALNAAQTALMMIDRDFKITYVNQKSIDLLQHHEVLFQSIWPNFRANEEFLIGYCIDGFHANPQHQRQLLSSVANLPYKTVISVQDVKIELNVGAIIDAMGNYVGNTLEWQDVTEQLKQQDEITRLQAAVDQAQTAMVMIDRDFNITYINQETLTLFGKHEATLRSVWSGFTASEDWLMGRCIDEFHRNPAHQRQLLGDPNNLPYNTDITIGDLKIALNVAAIRDTQGNYIGNTLEWQDVTEERAKEEEIGRLASAVEGMTTNLMMANKDGIITYLNPSLSSLLKERESDLQRVLPGFDASNLVGKNIDIFHKNPSHQRNIIANPDRLPFTSDIKVGGLEFKLTCIAMRDAQGNYIGPALQWEDITEQQDGQRQVEALIQRAIAGDLNERIDTTVYSGFMKELGDGINSLLETIVEPLGQCIDVMSQVADGDLNQNMSDSNQGEFGRLSEAVNTSILNLRNMVDKITQSSARVATASTEIADGNNDLSQRVEAQASNLEETAASMEEMTATVRQNADNAKGANTLADDAAKKASKGGDVVGQAVAAMAEINTASKKIADIIGVIDEIAFQTNLLALNAAVEAARAGEQGRGFAVVAGEVRNLAQRSAAAAKEIKGLIKDSVEKVDEGSRLVDESGETLNEIVDAVAKVTELIAQIASSSLEQSTGIDEINRAVATMDEMTQQNASLVEETSAASQSLKDEGKELLNLMNFFSTDNNITTFETKKQTKDTGQKSNVRELRSTRVANTNFKMNEEGDEWEEF from the coding sequence ATGGGATTTTTTAAACGCAGAACGGAACCTGCTACGCAACAGTTTGTAGCGCCAGCACAGGACACGCTCATGGAGCAGCCTCAAGATTCAGGGGGCATTTCCAAAGAGCAGATTTTATCGGCACTCAATGCGGCTCAAACGGCTTTGATGATGATTGACCGAGATTTTAAAATTACTTACGTCAATCAGAAATCCATTGATCTGTTGCAGCATCACGAAGTGCTATTCCAATCGATTTGGCCGAATTTTCGCGCGAATGAAGAGTTCTTGATCGGCTACTGTATTGATGGGTTTCATGCGAATCCGCAACACCAAAGACAGCTTCTTTCTAGTGTTGCAAACTTGCCGTACAAAACTGTCATCAGTGTTCAAGATGTTAAAATTGAGTTGAACGTCGGCGCCATCATTGATGCAATGGGAAATTATGTGGGGAATACGCTCGAGTGGCAAGATGTGACTGAGCAACTCAAACAACAGGATGAAATTACTCGTCTTCAAGCCGCTGTAGATCAAGCGCAAACCGCCATGGTTATGATCGATCGCGACTTCAATATTACCTATATCAACCAAGAAACCTTAACCCTGTTCGGCAAACATGAGGCAACGCTTCGTTCTGTGTGGTCGGGCTTTACGGCCAGCGAAGATTGGTTAATGGGACGTTGTATTGATGAGTTTCATCGTAATCCGGCTCATCAACGCCAACTGCTAGGTGATCCTAATAACTTACCTTATAACACTGACATCACGATTGGTGATCTGAAAATCGCACTGAATGTTGCTGCAATACGAGATACTCAAGGCAATTACATTGGTAATACGCTGGAATGGCAGGATGTGACTGAAGAGCGGGCAAAAGAAGAAGAAATAGGCCGCTTAGCGTCTGCCGTTGAAGGCATGACAACAAATCTGATGATGGCCAATAAAGATGGCATTATTACTTACCTCAATCCGTCACTTAGCAGCTTATTAAAAGAGCGAGAAAGTGATCTTCAACGCGTACTGCCAGGATTTGATGCCAGTAATCTTGTAGGCAAAAACATTGATATTTTCCATAAGAACCCAAGCCACCAGCGCAACATTATCGCCAATCCAGACCGACTCCCCTTTACGTCGGACATAAAAGTTGGTGGGTTAGAGTTCAAATTGACCTGTATTGCGATGCGTGATGCGCAAGGCAATTACATTGGCCCTGCATTGCAATGGGAAGACATCACCGAGCAACAAGATGGTCAACGTCAAGTTGAGGCGCTGATACAAAGGGCGATTGCTGGAGATTTAAATGAGCGTATTGATACCACTGTTTACAGCGGTTTTATGAAAGAGCTGGGTGATGGCATCAATAGCTTGCTTGAAACCATTGTCGAACCACTTGGGCAGTGCATTGATGTGATGAGTCAGGTTGCGGATGGTGATCTGAACCAAAACATGTCTGACAGTAATCAAGGGGAGTTTGGCCGTTTGTCTGAAGCGGTGAATACATCCATTCTCAACTTGCGCAATATGGTTGATAAAATCACCCAATCATCCGCTCGGGTTGCCACTGCATCAACGGAAATTGCAGATGGAAACAATGACTTAAGTCAACGTGTGGAAGCGCAAGCATCAAACTTAGAAGAAACGGCAGCCAGTATGGAAGAGATGACTGCAACGGTTCGTCAGAATGCAGATAACGCAAAAGGTGCCAACACGCTTGCGGATGATGCGGCGAAAAAGGCCAGCAAAGGCGGTGATGTGGTAGGTCAAGCGGTGGCTGCTATGGCTGAAATCAATACTGCAAGTAAGAAGATTGCAGACATTATCGGTGTGATCGATGAAATCGCTTTCCAAACTAACCTATTGGCATTGAATGCGGCTGTGGAAGCGGCAAGAGCCGGAGAGCAAGGCCGTGGGTTTGCAGTGGTAGCAGGCGAAGTTCGTAACCTTGCGCAGCGTAGTGCGGCGGCTGCGAAAGAAATCAAAGGCTTAATCAAAGACAGTGTTGAAAAAGTAGATGAAGGCTCTCGTTTAGTGGATGAATCGGGAGAGACTTTAAATGAGATTGTTGACGCGGTAGCGAAAGTGACAGAGCTGATTGCTCAGATTGCGTCATCCAGCCTTGAACAATCAACCGGTATTGATGAAATCAACCGTGCTGTTGCGACGATGGATGAGATGACCCAGCAAAATGCGTCATTGGTAGAAGAAACTTCGGCGGCAAGTCAGTCACTAAAAGATGAAGGTAAAGAACTGCTTAACCTGATGAATTTTTTCTCAACCGACAACAACATCACCACATTTGAAACAAAAAAGCAGACTAAAGACACTGGGCAAAAAAGTAATGTACGAGAGCTCCGTTCGACCCGAGTCGCCAACACCAACTTCAAAATGAATGAGGAAGGAGACGAATGGGAAGAGTTTTAA
- a CDS encoding protein-glutamate O-methyltransferase CheR gives MGRVLTRTEQTNVASQQEFELTDKDFKFIQWFMHKTVGIYLSDRKRAMVYGRVSRQLRRLGLSRFEEYREYIERDEEERIHFINSLTTNKTEFFREYHHFEFLEKVLLREWREQGEKKIQMWSAGCSTGEEPYSFIASLYCSGAFDSIEELDFYATDLDTAVLTKAQQGVYDADTISSIPAQYLKKCFVKGKGSNADKIKVIKGLQELVQFRQLNLLEEWPFEKQFNLISCRNVMIYFDKPTQEALITRFHQMLKPNGILFIGHSESVGVCAPLFHHLGHTIYVKQ, from the coding sequence ATGGGAAGAGTTTTAACTCGTACGGAGCAGACGAATGTGGCATCGCAACAAGAATTTGAGCTGACAGATAAAGACTTTAAGTTCATTCAGTGGTTTATGCACAAAACTGTTGGAATTTATCTGTCAGATAGAAAGCGGGCCATGGTCTATGGCAGAGTCAGCCGTCAATTGAGGCGGCTGGGTTTGTCTCGTTTTGAGGAATATCGTGAGTATATTGAGCGAGATGAGGAGGAAAGAATCCACTTCATTAATAGCCTTACCACCAACAAAACCGAGTTCTTTCGTGAGTACCATCACTTCGAGTTCTTAGAAAAAGTTTTGCTTAGAGAGTGGCGTGAGCAAGGTGAGAAGAAGATCCAAATGTGGTCGGCTGGGTGTTCTACAGGGGAAGAACCATACAGTTTTATCGCTTCATTATATTGCTCTGGGGCATTTGACTCGATTGAAGAGTTGGACTTCTATGCCACAGACTTAGATACCGCGGTATTAACGAAAGCACAACAGGGTGTCTATGATGCAGACACGATCAGCAGTATTCCTGCTCAGTATTTAAAAAAATGCTTTGTGAAAGGAAAAGGAAGTAACGCAGATAAAATAAAAGTCATTAAGGGGTTACAGGAGTTAGTTCAATTTAGACAACTGAACTTGCTCGAAGAGTGGCCTTTTGAAAAGCAGTTCAATCTGATTTCTTGTCGAAATGTCATGATCTATTTCGATAAACCGACACAAGAAGCGCTGATCACTCGCTTCCATCAAATGCTTAAGCCTAATGGAATCTTATTCATCGGTCATTCGGAAAGTGTAGGGGTATGTGCTCCGCTGTTTCACCATCTTGGGCACACCATTTACGTTAAACAATGA
- a CDS encoding chemotaxis protein CheD (catalyzes the conversion of glutamine residues to glutamate on methyl-accepting chemotaxis receptors), producing the protein MIHSAEKTPYNNTHYSRFFHPVRETHIVKVNPGGLYCTSEKELICTGLGSCVAACMWDEENRVGGMNHFLLPFDNQNQARHWHPDEIVSTASRYGSHAMELLCNTLISKGANRSNLKVKLFGGAQMLGRYSMIGAKNVEFILAYVEQENLNVQAHDLGGMEPRKIMFDPLTGKAWLKRIPFNEVHQVQHQEEKYASDLDKESHRPHDDDVELF; encoded by the coding sequence ATGATCCATAGCGCAGAGAAAACACCTTATAACAACACCCACTACAGCCGATTTTTTCATCCGGTACGAGAGACGCATATCGTAAAAGTGAATCCTGGAGGTTTGTATTGCACCTCTGAGAAAGAGCTGATTTGTACAGGTTTAGGCTCTTGTGTTGCGGCTTGCATGTGGGATGAAGAAAATCGCGTTGGAGGCATGAATCATTTTCTTCTTCCGTTTGACAACCAAAACCAAGCAAGGCACTGGCACCCGGATGAAATTGTTTCTACAGCATCACGTTATGGTAGCCATGCCATGGAACTGCTTTGTAACACGCTCATTTCAAAAGGAGCGAATCGCAGCAATCTTAAAGTAAAGCTATTTGGTGGGGCGCAGATGCTTGGTCGTTACTCAATGATAGGCGCCAAGAACGTCGAATTTATTCTCGCATACGTTGAGCAAGAGAACTTAAATGTTCAGGCTCATGATCTTGGAGGTATGGAGCCAAGAAAAATTATGTTTGATCCATTAACAGGGAAAGCATGGTTAAAACGTATTCCATTTAACGAAGTTCATCAGGTTCAGCATCAAGAAGAGAAATACGCAAGTGATTTAGACAAGGAAAGCCATCGTCCCCACGATGATGATGTGGAGTTGTTTTAA
- a CDS encoding chemotaxis response regulator protein-glutamate methylesterase, producing the protein MKKIKVLVVDDSQVFRALLAQLIDSDPELEVVATAEDPYQAREMIKVHNPDVLTLDIEMPRMNGVQFLKNLMRLRPMPVVMISTLTQHGAEPTLQALELGAVDYFPKPDADRTAEMVDYKSLVIEKIKTAAGANVAHSEKVVAAPKAIHVPSKTKMEVIAIGASTGGTEAIRQVLSALPAGLPPIIITQHISAMFSGSFAQRLNEHSAFPVQELTSQRAPLIQGHAYLAPGDKHLTIIRRGSHLYCQLDDRPPVNRHKPSVDVMFDAVAETLGENAVAVILTGMGQDGAKGMLRMKQRGAKTIAQDKHSCVVWGMPRVATEIGAVQQVVDLNHIPQAICDLLQATD; encoded by the coding sequence ATGAAAAAAATCAAAGTACTGGTTGTCGATGATTCACAAGTATTCAGGGCGTTGCTGGCCCAGTTGATCGATTCTGATCCAGAACTTGAAGTGGTCGCTACGGCTGAAGATCCCTATCAAGCGCGTGAAATGATCAAAGTACATAATCCTGATGTACTGACGCTTGATATTGAAATGCCACGCATGAATGGCGTGCAGTTTCTAAAAAACTTAATGCGTTTACGGCCCATGCCTGTGGTGATGATTTCAACATTAACTCAGCATGGTGCAGAACCAACCTTGCAGGCTTTAGAGCTCGGGGCGGTCGACTATTTTCCAAAGCCAGATGCGGATCGAACGGCAGAGATGGTGGATTATAAATCTCTTGTTATTGAAAAAATTAAAACCGCAGCAGGTGCAAACGTAGCACACAGTGAAAAAGTGGTAGCAGCACCTAAAGCCATACATGTTCCGAGTAAAACAAAAATGGAAGTGATTGCCATTGGGGCATCAACGGGAGGAACGGAAGCAATCAGGCAGGTATTGTCTGCACTGCCTGCTGGGTTACCACCTATCATTATTACTCAACATATCAGCGCTATGTTCAGTGGATCGTTCGCTCAGCGCTTAAATGAGCACAGTGCTTTCCCTGTTCAGGAGCTGACCTCACAACGTGCCCCCTTAATACAAGGTCATGCCTATTTAGCTCCAGGAGACAAACACCTAACTATTATCAGAAGAGGTAGCCATCTCTATTGCCAGCTTGATGATCGTCCCCCTGTAAATCGACACAAACCTTCCGTCGATGTCATGTTTGATGCCGTTGCTGAAACGTTAGGTGAGAACGCAGTTGCCGTGATTCTCACCGGAATGGGACAAGATGGCGCAAAAGGAATGTTACGGATGAAACAGCGTGGGGCAAAAACAATTGCTCAAGACAAGCATTCATGTGTTGTTTGGGGAATGCCAAGGGTCGCCACGGAGATTGGCGCGGTGCAGCAAGTTGTCGATCTTAATCATATACCACAAGCCATTTGTGACCTATTACAAGCAACTGATTAA
- a CDS encoding methyl-accepting chemotaxis protein, translated as MNIKMLAKQKRYALCLGLQISLLSFGLMYTSSVWLVMIMVLVAAIPWFTLPLSNSNAVSAESSTIGRGVDDTTDFSVLRKTDPVLNTLNHQIESTLDKQRSVVDESVETLNTSYFEMQKLAETQGHVTSVLVDSLLGNQKSEFDITQVLPKTEAIITQFVDTLINISEKSISAVHSIHDMSEKLDTVFKLLEQVRGLSEQTNLLALNAAIEAARAGDHGRGFAVVAQEVRNLSVRAEELNNQIEHEISIAQKTVVETNKTVGEMASIDMTDAIESKEKVDNMLRGVQRINEEVEKEVHKIKGVGDELHIHVDNGIRALQFADIVVQQGDYAKESLAFLSALKETVQQLAMAELTPAEFTSAVEELYQQLENRGAPAASQVSIEEGEVELF; from the coding sequence ATGAATATAAAAATGTTGGCAAAACAAAAAAGATATGCGCTCTGTCTGGGCTTACAAATTTCCTTGTTGTCATTTGGGCTGATGTATACCAGCTCAGTATGGCTAGTCATGATCATGGTTCTCGTTGCTGCAATTCCATGGTTTACCTTACCGCTCTCAAATTCAAATGCAGTTAGTGCAGAAAGCTCAACCATCGGCAGAGGAGTCGATGACACCACGGATTTTAGTGTGTTGCGTAAAACAGATCCCGTACTCAACACGCTTAATCATCAGATTGAAAGCACGTTAGATAAGCAGCGAAGTGTGGTTGATGAATCGGTAGAGACGCTCAATACCAGTTACTTTGAAATGCAAAAGCTGGCAGAAACCCAAGGGCATGTGACCTCTGTGTTGGTTGATAGCTTACTGGGTAATCAAAAAAGTGAATTCGACATAACGCAAGTACTCCCCAAGACGGAAGCCATTATTACCCAGTTTGTTGACACCCTAATCAATATTTCTGAGAAAAGTATCTCCGCAGTGCACAGCATTCACGATATGTCAGAAAAGCTCGATACGGTGTTTAAACTATTGGAACAAGTTAGGGGGTTATCAGAGCAAACGAACCTTCTTGCCTTAAATGCCGCCATTGAAGCTGCTCGTGCTGGCGATCATGGTCGAGGATTTGCTGTGGTTGCTCAAGAAGTGCGTAACCTTTCCGTTCGTGCTGAAGAGCTAAATAACCAAATAGAACATGAAATCAGCATTGCTCAAAAAACGGTGGTGGAAACCAATAAAACTGTTGGTGAAATGGCCTCGATTGATATGACTGATGCTATTGAATCAAAAGAAAAAGTAGACAACATGCTGCGTGGTGTTCAGCGCATTAATGAAGAAGTGGAAAAAGAAGTCCACAAAATCAAAGGCGTGGGGGATGAATTACACATCCATGTCGATAACGGAATTCGAGCATTACAGTTTGCCGATATTGTGGTGCAGCAGGGTGATTATGCCAAAGAATCTTTAGCCTTTTTAAGCGCTTTGAAAGAGACGGTTCAGCAGCTCGCTATGGCTGAACTTACCCCCGCAGAATTTACCTCTGCGGTAGAAGAATTGTATCAACAACTCGAAAACCGAGGTGCGCCAGCGGCCTCTCAGGTCAGTATAGAAGAAGGTGAAGTAGAACTTTTCTAA
- a CDS encoding STAS domain-containing protein, giving the protein MTVEAQVDPNKKEVVIAIEGAFGFSLVQDFRRCYSERRDYRFTLDLRKVDYIDSAGLGMLLNMHNYLDQDDGMIRITNTLPQVRKILLISRFDKKFQIE; this is encoded by the coding sequence ATGACAGTAGAAGCGCAAGTCGATCCGAATAAGAAGGAAGTGGTCATTGCTATAGAGGGAGCCTTTGGTTTTAGTCTGGTTCAAGATTTTCGTCGCTGCTACTCCGAGCGCCGGGATTACCGTTTTACTCTTGATCTACGTAAAGTGGACTATATCGATAGTGCAGGGCTTGGGATGTTGCTGAACATGCATAACTACCTCGATCAGGATGATGGCATGATTCGTATCACCAACACTTTACCTCAGGTAAGAAAGATCCTGTTGATATCGCGATTTGATAAAAAATTTCAAATCGAATAG